The following coding sequences are from one Liolophura sinensis isolate JHLJ2023 chromosome 12, CUHK_Ljap_v2, whole genome shotgun sequence window:
- the LOC135479795 gene encoding alpha-1,3-mannosyl-glycoprotein 4-beta-N-acetylglucosaminyltransferase C-like — MGFVYIQSTLDSLLSNSNEMERRGVIIVILLADFNETSRMDMNDQLVKKYRNFFDSGLMRTIQAPRSFYPSFKKLKQTYNHDPSTVKWRSKQNFDYAFMMEYSMGLSEYYLQLEDDVVTVPHYLQHIKAFMFRIPKWTCLEFCELGFIAKLYHSYDLQKLSTLLKLFFNEQPNDVIYLHFNELMLQFQRFIRRPTIFQHKGHVSSSGTKRRMIEDMLFDFEQKARLKSPIKPVEFRQLGRVAGPEHSVWAKRRKEAALRNRTLR, encoded by the coding sequence ATGGGGTTTGTTTACATTCAGTCCACGCTGGATTCGCTCCTCAGCAACTCCAACGAAATGGAGCGACGAGGCGTGATCATAGTTATTCTATTGGCGGACTTTAACGAAACCTCCCGAATGGATATGAATGATCAGCTTGTGAAGAAATACCGAAATTTCTTCGACTCGGGTCTGATGCGGACGATCCAGGCTCCAAGGAGCTTTTATCCGTCTTTCAAAAAATTGAAGCAGACTTACAACCACGACCCGTCCACCGTGAAATGGCGTTCAAAGCAGAACTTTGACTACGCTTTCATGATGGAGTACAGCATGGGTCTCTCGGAGTACTATCTCCAGTTGGAGGACGACGTTGTCACAGTTCCACATTATTTACAGCACATCAAGGCTTTCATGTTTCGTATTCCAAAGTGGACTTGTTTGGAGTTTTGCGAACTGGGATTTATAGCAAAACTATATCATTCGTACGATTTACAAAAACTGTCGACGctgttaaaactgttttttaatGAACAGCCGAACGACGTCATATATTTGCACTTCAATGAGCTCATGCTTCAGTTCCAACGCTTCATTCGTCGTCCCacaatttttcaacacaaaGGACATGTGTCGTCCTCGGGCACGAAGAGGAGAATGATAGAAGACATGCTTTTCGACTTTGAACAAAAAGCCAGACTGAAATCACCAATCAAGCCTGTCGAATTTCGCCAGCTAGGCAGAGTTGCCGGCCCTGAGCATTCTGTGTGGGCAAAAAGGCGCAAAGAGGCGGCGCTTCGGAATAGAACTCTACGTTAA